A genomic segment from Campylobacter sp. MG1 encodes:
- the ygfK gene encoding putative selenate reductase subunit YgfK, with protein MSERMSLIPFSNLIEWSLAEYKDRGAVFGVRKEKFYKNNSGTRVELFGERLASPVGPAAGPNSQLAQNIIASYLAGSRFVELKTVQIMDGEELSRCVPRPCINAMDECYNQEWSTELEVPQAFNEYVKAHFALYVLAKEFGISDEKDFSFNMSVGYDLEGIKSKKIDTFIEGMKDASNTPIWKECVEYLKANMSKFKRFNEKDLEKITTRISTGITLSTLHGCPPEEIERIAKYLLDEKKVNTFIKCNPTLLGYEFARKLMDDMGYGYVVFDDHHFKNDLQYDDAIKMLTRLMAYADERNLKFGVKLTNTFPVQKKNNELPGDEMYMSGRALYPLTISLAKKLAVEFKGKLRMSFSGGADAFNIVDIFNTGIYPITVATTILKPGGYERIKQMATELEPHLSGKFYGVNVKNVSFLADNVIHNKDNLKESRPVASRKTKSELPLFDCYKAPCKDGGCPINQQIPEYLSLVSKKKYKEALNVILTDNSSPAVLGVLCDHQCQHKCTRLDYEESLQIRSAKRHAVVNAMDEYIANQKQTPIITPKKAVVIGAGPGGVSVAYFLRRNGMAVKVLEKREQPYGIVKYVIPEFRIADKMIERDYNLAVSAGVEFEFGVNENYDIQALKKEYDFVIIATGAWLEPKAPFKEGADKLSNALKFLEDAKTSDLTLKLGKRVAILGGGSVAMDCARSALRCPGVEESIIVYRRTAEFMPAEPEEKELALQEGVKFAELLAPLSYDGKVLKCEVMKLGERDSSGRRGVESTGEIKELEFDTVVNATGARVCNELFKKNNLPLNEWGYVDINKNNESKIENVYTCGDCKAGASTIVKAIADAKVVSKDILKKCGLVHDFIKHNLPQDIDSMYEKKGVLQRAKTSNEDGGRCLTCDQICEICADVCPNRANVAIEVNSGTNTFSNIHQIVHIDGMCNECGNCGVFCPHSGNPYKDKVTVFWTEEDFIDSTNKGFYRTGEDTYKVRNEDGSIVDYKLGGNNISEAMKEMIVAVAKDYPYYIMNL; from the coding sequence ATGAGTGAAAGAATGTCTTTAATACCATTCTCAAATCTAATTGAATGGTCACTAGCAGAGTATAAAGATAGAGGTGCAGTTTTTGGTGTTCGCAAAGAAAAGTTTTACAAAAATAATAGTGGAACTAGAGTTGAATTATTTGGTGAAAGATTAGCTAGTCCAGTAGGTCCTGCAGCTGGTCCAAATTCACAATTAGCTCAAAATATAATAGCATCATATTTGGCAGGTTCAAGATTTGTTGAGCTTAAAACTGTTCAAATTATGGATGGTGAAGAATTAAGTAGATGCGTTCCTCGTCCCTGTATAAATGCTATGGATGAATGCTACAATCAAGAATGGAGTACAGAACTTGAAGTTCCACAAGCATTTAATGAATATGTAAAAGCACATTTTGCTTTATATGTACTAGCAAAAGAATTTGGAATTAGTGATGAAAAAGATTTTTCATTTAATATGAGTGTTGGCTATGATTTAGAAGGTATTAAGTCTAAAAAAATTGATACTTTTATTGAAGGTATGAAAGATGCTTCAAATACACCTATTTGGAAAGAATGTGTTGAATACCTTAAAGCAAATATGAGTAAATTTAAAAGATTTAACGAAAAAGATTTAGAGAAAATTACAACTAGAATAAGTACAGGTATAACATTATCAACATTACATGGTTGTCCACCAGAAGAAATTGAAAGAATTGCAAAATATTTATTAGATGAGAAAAAAGTAAATACATTTATTAAATGCAATCCGACTCTTTTAGGTTATGAATTTGCTAGAAAATTAATGGATGATATGGGTTATGGTTATGTTGTTTTTGATGATCATCATTTTAAAAATGACTTACAATATGATGACGCAATTAAAATGCTTACCAGATTAATGGCTTACGCAGATGAAAGAAATTTAAAATTTGGTGTAAAATTAACAAATACTTTCCCAGTTCAAAAGAAAAATAATGAACTTCCAGGCGATGAAATGTATATGTCAGGTAGGGCGTTATATCCTTTAACAATTAGCTTAGCTAAAAAATTAGCGGTTGAATTTAAAGGTAAACTTAGAATGTCTTTTTCAGGTGGTGCTGATGCGTTTAATATAGTTGATATCTTTAATACAGGAATTTATCCTATTACAGTAGCTACTACTATTTTAAAACCGGGTGGCTATGAAAGAATTAAACAAATGGCTACAGAATTAGAGCCTCACTTAAGTGGTAAATTCTATGGCGTAAATGTTAAAAATGTATCTTTCTTAGCAGATAATGTAATTCATAATAAAGATAATTTAAAAGAAAGTCGCCCAGTAGCTAGCAGAAAAACAAAATCAGAATTGCCATTGTTTGATTGCTATAAAGCTCCATGTAAAGATGGTGGATGTCCTATTAACCAACAAATTCCTGAATATTTAAGTTTAGTTAGTAAGAAAAAATATAAAGAAGCTTTGAATGTAATTTTAACTGATAATTCAAGTCCAGCTGTTTTAGGTGTTTTGTGTGACCATCAATGCCAACACAAATGTACAAGACTTGACTATGAAGAATCATTACAAATTAGAAGTGCAAAAAGACATGCAGTTGTTAATGCTATGGATGAATATATTGCAAATCAAAAGCAAACTCCTATAATTACTCCTAAAAAAGCTGTAGTAATTGGTGCTGGTCCTGGTGGTGTTTCAGTCGCATATTTTTTAAGAAGAAATGGTATGGCTGTTAAAGTTTTAGAAAAAAGAGAACAACCTTATGGTATTGTAAAATATGTAATTCCTGAATTTAGAATTGCTGATAAAATGATAGAAAGAGATTATAACTTAGCAGTTAGTGCTGGAGTAGAATTTGAATTTGGTGTAAATGAAAATTATGATATTCAAGCATTAAAAAAAGAATATGATTTTGTTATCATAGCAACTGGTGCTTGGTTAGAACCTAAGGCTCCATTTAAAGAAGGTGCTGATAAATTATCTAACGCTCTTAAATTCTTAGAAGATGCAAAAACTAGCGATTTAACTTTAAAATTAGGAAAAAGAGTTGCTATTTTAGGTGGTGGTAGTGTTGCTATGGACTGTGCTAGAAGCGCATTAAGATGTCCAGGTGTTGAAGAATCTATTATAGTTTATAGAAGAACAGCTGAATTTATGCCAGCAGAACCTGAAGAAAAAGAATTAGCATTACAAGAAGGAGTTAAATTCGCTGAATTATTAGCGCCATTATCATATGATGGAAAAGTTTTAAAATGCGAAGTTATGAAACTTGGCGAAAGAGATAGTAGTGGTAGAAGAGGTGTTGAAAGCACTGGTGAAATAAAAGAATTAGAATTTGATACAGTTGTAAATGCTACAGGTGCTAGGGTTTGCAATGAATTGTTTAAGAAAAATAATTTACCATTAAATGAATGGGGCTATGTAGATATTAATAAAAATAATGAATCAAAAATAGAAAATGTATATACCTGTGGTGATTGTAAGGCTGGTGCTTCAACTATAGTAAAAGCTATAGCTGACGCTAAAGTTGTAAGTAAAGACATTCTTAAAAAATGCGGTTTAGTTCATGATTTTATTAAACATAATTTACCTCAAGATATTGATTCTATGTATGAGAAAAAAGGTGTATTACAAAGAGCAAAAACATCTAATGAAGATGGTGGTAGATGTTTAACTTGCGACCAAATTTGTGAAATTTGTGCTGATGTATGTCCTAATAGAGCAAATGTTGCTATTGAAGTAAATTCAGGAACAAATACATTTAGTAATATTCATCAAATAGTTCATATTGATGGAATGTGTAATGAATGTGGTAACTGTGGAGTGTTCTGTCCTCATAGTGGAAATCCATACAAAGATAAAGTTACAGTATTCTGGACTGAAGAAGACTTTATTGATAGTACCAATAAAGGATTTTATAGAACTGGTGAGGATACTTACAAGGTTAGAAATGAAGATGGTAGTATAGTAGATTATAAACTAGGTGGTAATAATATTTCTGAAGCTATGAAAGAAATGATAGTAGCTGTTGCGAAAGATTACCCTTACTATATAATGAATTTATAA
- a CDS encoding acetyl-CoA carboxylase biotin carboxylase subunit, with protein sequence MKEIKRILIANRGEIALRAIRTIKEMGKEAICIYSSADKDALYLKYCDASICVGGPKSSESYLNIPSIISAAELCGADAIFPGYGFLSENQNFVEICERHNIKFIGPSVEAMNVMSDKSKAKQVMKRAGVPVIPGSDGALKDVNMAKELAEEMGYPVILKAAAGGGGRGMRVVEKAADLEKAYWSAESEATSAFGDGTMYIEKYIKNPRHIEVQIIGDSFGNVIHIGERDCSMQRRHQKLIEESPAIALEPKTRTKLLETAVNAAKAIGYEGAGTFEFLLDDYQNFYFIEMNTRLQVEHCVSEMCSGEDIIRHMINVAEGKALPKQEEINFKGHSIECRITAEDPKTFTPCPGTISRYTAPAGANVRMESHIYQGYSVPPFYDSMIGKLVVWAPTRAMAIQKMKCALQELIVSGIKTTKDFHISMMENPDFINNKFDTNYLSRR encoded by the coding sequence ATGAAAGAAATAAAAAGAATTTTAATAGCTAATCGTGGTGAAATTGCTCTAAGAGCTATTAGAACGATTAAAGAAATGGGTAAAGAAGCTATTTGTATATATTCAAGTGCTGATAAAGACGCTTTATACCTAAAATATTGTGATGCTAGTATTTGCGTTGGTGGTCCAAAATCAAGCGAGAGTTATTTAAATATCCCATCAATTATTAGTGCTGCTGAATTATGTGGTGCTGATGCGATTTTTCCAGGATATGGCTTTTTGAGTGAAAATCAAAATTTCGTAGAAATTTGTGAGCGTCATAATATTAAATTTATAGGTCCAAGTGTAGAAGCTATGAATGTAATGAGCGATAAAAGTAAGGCTAAACAAGTTATGAAAAGAGCAGGTGTTCCTGTAATTCCAGGTAGTGATGGTGCTTTAAAAGATGTAAATATGGCAAAAGAACTAGCTGAAGAAATGGGTTATCCTGTTATTTTAAAAGCTGCTGCAGGTGGTGGTGGTCGTGGTATGCGTGTGGTTGAAAAAGCTGCTGATTTAGAAAAAGCATATTGGTCTGCTGAAAGCGAAGCTACAAGTGCATTTGGAGACGGAACTATGTATATTGAAAAATATATTAAAAATCCACGCCATATTGAAGTTCAAATTATAGGTGATAGCTTTGGAAATGTTATTCATATAGGTGAGCGTGACTGTTCTATGCAAAGACGTCATCAAAAATTAATAGAAGAAAGTCCAGCTATTGCACTTGAGCCTAAAACTAGAACAAAATTGCTTGAAACTGCAGTAAATGCAGCTAAAGCTATCGGATACGAAGGTGCAGGAACATTTGAGTTTTTATTAGATGATTATCAAAATTTTTATTTTATTGAAATGAATACAAGATTACAGGTTGAGCATTGCGTAAGTGAAATGTGTAGTGGAGAAGACATTATTCGTCATATGATAAATGTAGCTGAAGGAAAAGCTCTACCTAAACAAGAAGAGATAAATTTTAAAGGTCATTCAATAGAATGTAGAATTACCGCAGAAGACCCTAAAACATTTACACCTTGCCCAGGTACAATTAGTAGATATACAGCTCCTGCAGGTGCTAATGTTAGAATGGAAAGTCACATTTATCAAGGATACAGCGTTCCTCCGTTTTATGATAGTATGATAGGAAAGCTTGTAGTATGGGCTCCTACTAGGGCTATGGCTATACAAAAAATGAAATGTGCTTTGCAAGAATTAATAGTAAGTGGTATTAAAACTACAAAAGATTTTCATATTTCTATGATGGAAAATCCTGATTTTATAAACAATAAATTTGATACAAACTATTTATCAAGAAGATAA
- a CDS encoding cytosine permease: protein MEDDKKLRNSELLPTGDDERNMSLFDYTILWSGMTINIVAFSLGAQYYNGGDGLSLWTMVLVMLIGYAIVTLFTAMVGDIGTKYGVPFAAYIRAPFGYKGANIAGLVRAIPGLYWFGFLTYIGAGSMNKIFNILFGFDNLSLMIIIFAAIQILNTMYGLKAMAKFGWIAIPALAIMFLAILINTLNKYNITIPEIMAIETKGGYSFAFAVAGIAGGWLTMALNGSDLSRQIKRDKNYNELGFFKRNKRALIGQIIGLMMVGVITMLIGVASGITSGYWDLNDVIPDLFTNNLALILCFITVVFAQWSTNTAANLLPPALILLNFSPKLKFWMSTIICGIFSIAIQPWKIQSSGGFLVDVQSWISQMLGPIIGIMLCDYFIIRKTNLNVSDLYTYKGKYYYTKGYNISALISLFGSFLLGLNFGDYAFFVGLFSSSLIYLCLMYKFNPNSFIKCV, encoded by the coding sequence ATGGAAGATGATAAAAAATTAAGAAATTCTGAATTATTACCAACTGGTGATGATGAAAGAAATATGAGTTTATTTGATTATACAATTCTTTGGTCTGGTATGACTATTAATATAGTAGCTTTTAGTTTAGGAGCACAATATTATAATGGTGGAGATGGTTTAAGTCTTTGGACTATGGTTTTGGTTATGTTAATAGGTTATGCGATAGTTACATTATTTACAGCTATGGTAGGAGATATCGGCACAAAATACGGAGTACCTTTTGCTGCTTATATTAGAGCACCTTTTGGATATAAAGGTGCTAATATTGCTGGGCTTGTTAGAGCTATACCAGGGCTTTATTGGTTTGGATTTTTAACATATATTGGTGCTGGGTCTATGAATAAAATTTTTAATATATTATTTGGTTTTGATAATTTATCATTAATGATAATAATATTTGCAGCTATTCAAATATTAAATACTATGTATGGTTTAAAGGCTATGGCTAAATTTGGTTGGATAGCAATTCCAGCATTGGCTATTATGTTTTTAGCTATTTTAATTAATACATTAAACAAATATAATATTACAATCCCAGAAATTATGGCAATCGAGACTAAAGGTGGATATTCATTCGCTTTTGCTGTAGCAGGAATTGCAGGTGGTTGGCTTACAATGGCACTTAATGGAAGTGATTTGTCAAGACAAATAAAAAGAGATAAAAATTATAATGAATTAGGTTTTTTTAAAAGAAATAAAAGAGCATTAATAGGTCAAATAATAGGTCTTATGATGGTTGGTGTCATTACTATGCTAATAGGTGTAGCTAGCGGTATTACATCAGGATATTGGGATTTAAATGATGTTATACCTGATTTATTCACTAATAATTTAGCACTTATTTTATGCTTTATAACCGTTGTTTTTGCACAATGGTCTACTAATACAGCTGCAAATTTATTACCACCAGCTTTAATTTTATTAAATTTTTCTCCAAAACTTAAATTTTGGATGAGTACAATTATTTGCGGGATTTTTTCAATAGCAATACAGCCATGGAAAATTCAAAGTTCAGGTGGATTTTTAGTAGATGTGCAAAGTTGGATATCTCAAATGTTAGGACCTATTATAGGCATAATGCTATGTGATTATTTTATTATTAGAAAAACAAATCTTAATGTAAGTGATTTATATACATACAAAGGAAAATATTATTATACAAAAGGTTATAACATCAGTGCTTTAATATCTCTTTTTGGAAGTTTTTTATTAGGACTTAATTTTGGTGATTATGCATTTTTTGTCGGTCTTTTTTCTAGTTCGTTGATATATTTATGCTTGATGTATAAATTTAACCCCAACAGCTTTATTAAATGTGTATGA
- the hydA gene encoding dihydropyrimidinase, translated as MLYDLVIKNGFVVSTEATIKCDVAIKGEKIVALGNFDKSQATKIIDAKNKYVLPGCIEAHMHCQAPFQGCLGANTFYEQSISAAFGGVTTFMDFANMSVKDSPYQQALARLDEMSESAIDYSAHGKIIQASKEILVDIEKLVKFGIPTFKMFMTYKKEGVMSTDETMLKVFKLSKTLNVLPMLHCESNPIAELNIQNCVKEGKLTWRDFANCKPIECEAEAFTRALQYAKYINCAILVVHTTNKLALDAARIEQTKGFPVYIETCPHYLTLFDNLYDGDDGHLAVCSPPLRTPKDADDLWQGLIDGTILLTGSDDCTFKRAEKEMFLQKSSDGKIIQDFTKVVNGLSGLEIRLPLLLSEGVNKNKFSINKLVALTSTNIAKIYGCYPQKGVIAVGSDADITIVDLDKTMLISKDTLHNNCDYCLHEGFVAKGCVETTILRGEIIVENGTFKGTKGAGKFIRRKINSQYLEKYGLN; from the coding sequence ATGCTTTATGATTTAGTCATTAAAAATGGTTTTGTAGTTTCAACTGAAGCTACAATAAAATGTGATGTCGCAATAAAAGGCGAAAAAATAGTAGCTTTGGGAAATTTTGATAAAAGCCAAGCTACTAAAATTATTGATGCAAAAAATAAATATGTCTTACCCGGGTGTATAGAAGCACATATGCATTGTCAAGCCCCATTTCAAGGATGTTTAGGTGCAAATACTTTCTATGAACAAAGCATTAGCGCAGCATTTGGTGGTGTTACTACTTTTATGGATTTTGCAAATATGAGTGTTAAAGATTCACCATATCAGCAAGCATTAGCAAGGCTTGATGAGATGAGTGAAAGTGCTATTGATTATAGTGCGCATGGAAAAATCATTCAAGCTAGTAAAGAGATATTAGTTGATATTGAAAAATTAGTTAAATTTGGAATTCCTACTTTTAAGATGTTTATGACTTATAAAAAAGAAGGTGTAATGAGTACCGATGAGACTATGCTTAAGGTTTTTAAGCTTTCAAAAACTCTAAATGTCTTACCAATGCTTCATTGCGAAAGTAATCCTATAGCTGAATTAAATATTCAAAATTGTGTAAAAGAAGGCAAACTAACTTGGAGAGATTTTGCAAATTGCAAACCTATTGAATGCGAAGCAGAAGCATTTACAAGGGCTTTACAATATGCAAAATATATAAATTGTGCTATTTTAGTAGTGCATACTACAAACAAATTAGCACTTGATGCAGCAAGGATAGAACAAACTAAAGGCTTTCCTGTTTATATTGAAACTTGTCCGCATTATCTAACTTTGTTTGATAATTTATATGATGGAGATGATGGACATTTAGCAGTTTGTTCTCCTCCGCTTAGAACTCCTAAAGACGCTGATGATTTATGGCAAGGTTTAATAGATGGGACTATTTTACTTACTGGTTCTGATGATTGTACTTTTAAAAGAGCAGAAAAAGAAATGTTTTTGCAAAAATCAAGCGATGGAAAAATAATACAAGATTTTACAAAAGTCGTAAATGGCTTATCAGGACTTGAAATAAGACTTCCATTACTTTTAAGCGAAGGTGTTAATAAAAATAAATTTAGCATAAATAAACTCGTAGCACTTACAAGCACAAACATAGCTAAAATTTACGGTTGCTATCCGCAAAAAGGCGTAATAGCTGTAGGTAGTGATGCTGATATAACAATAGTTGATTTAGATAAAACTATGCTAATTTCAAAGGATACATTACATAATAATTGCGATTATTGTTTACACGAAGGATTTGTGGCTAAAGGTTGCGTAGAAACTACTATTTTAAGGGGAGAGATAATAGTAGAAAATGGTACTTTTAAAGGCACTAAGGGTGCAGGTAAATTTATACGAAGAAAAATTAATTCACAATATTTAGAAAAATACGGTTTAAATTAA
- a CDS encoding MATE family efflux transporter, translating to MKEINFYKLSLNIYLEMLLRFSSIVINTIMISRYNVFLIGAMSSANQIFIIATTIFSFLSIGSSVLISQALGANNKNLAIRSAHISISFNMVLGILIFFIINFFDGNMLRLLNVPNDIFDYSLIYLQTIAYVILLDCLNIALSSVIRTYAKAKELMIVSLIMNAVNIVFNAIFLYKYDLGLFGVGISSVISRIVSLAMLIYIYFKIAKLKIYFELFFKINKKILKNILTIGGFSAGENLLWSAQYMVIFAFVGLLGKDALSIQSIFFQISMFIFTTSSALSVANEIIIGRLVGAKEFEKAYKQSFKVLKIAIICSLVYASFVFLIQDYIFQALSLSNELINIIKPLFIISFFLESSRALNIVMVNSLRASGDAAFPFYAGIVFMWGVSVPLAYILGIHLHFAMVGIWSAFVVDELLRGLANTYRWKSKKWQSKTLSHKYSK from the coding sequence ATGAAAGAAATTAATTTTTATAAATTATCTTTAAATATTTATTTAGAAATGCTACTTCGTTTTAGTTCTATTGTCATAAATACTATTATGATTAGTAGATACAATGTGTTTTTAATCGGAGCCATGAGTAGTGCAAATCAGATTTTTATAATAGCTACAACTATATTTTCATTCCTTTCAATTGGCTCAAGTGTATTAATATCTCAAGCTTTAGGCGCTAATAACAAAAACTTAGCAATAAGGTCAGCTCATATTAGTATATCTTTTAATATGGTTTTAGGTATTTTGATATTTTTTATAATTAATTTTTTTGATGGCAATATGCTTAGGTTGTTAAATGTTCCTAATGATATATTTGATTATTCATTAATATATTTACAAACTATAGCTTATGTAATATTGTTAGATTGCTTAAATATAGCTTTATCATCTGTAATTAGAACTTATGCTAAGGCTAAGGAATTAATGATTGTATCGCTTATTATGAATGCAGTTAATATTGTTTTTAATGCTATATTTTTATATAAATATGATTTAGGCTTATTTGGAGTGGGAATTTCAAGTGTAATTTCTAGGATAGTAAGCCTTGCAATGCTAATTTATATATATTTTAAGATTGCAAAACTTAAGATTTATTTTGAGCTATTTTTTAAAATTAATAAAAAAATATTAAAAAATATTTTGACAATAGGTGGCTTTAGTGCAGGAGAAAATCTACTATGGTCAGCACAATATATGGTTATTTTTGCTTTTGTTGGATTATTAGGAAAAGATGCTTTAAGTATTCAAAGTATATTTTTTCAAATTTCAATGTTTATATTTACTACTAGCTCTGCTTTAAGTGTGGCTAATGAGATAATCATCGGTAGGCTAGTTGGTGCAAAAGAATTTGAAAAAGCGTATAAACAAAGTTTTAAAGTATTAAAAATTGCAATAATTTGTAGTTTAGTATATGCTAGTTTTGTTTTTTTAATTCAAGATTATATATTTCAAGCACTTAGTTTAAGCAATGAATTAATAAATATTATAAAACCGCTTTTTATAATAAGTTTTTTCTTAGAAAGCTCAAGAGCTTTAAATATAGTAATGGTTAATTCTTTAAGGGCTAGTGGGGATGCTGCTTTTCCTTTTTATGCTGGAATTGTTTTTATGTGGGGAGTTAGCGTTCCTTTAGCTTATATTTTAGGGATACATTTACATTTTGCCATGGTTGGAATATGGAGTGCTTTTGTAGTTGATGAACTTTTAAGAGGACTTGCTAATACATATCGTTGGAAAAGTAAAAAATGGCAAAGTAAAACATTAAGCCATAAATATTCTAAATAA
- the accB gene encoding acetyl-CoA carboxylase biotin carboxyl carrier protein has protein sequence MKREEIKELIDMFAQANIGKIKIKEGDFEISLEKQGTTVECAPVPVVPQAAPTPINVNVVNEAKPSKNHQAITSPMVGTFYQAPSPGAATFVKAGQSVRKGDTICIIEAMKIMNEIEAEFDCKIVNILIEDGQPVEYGTELFEIEKL, from the coding sequence ATGAAAAGAGAAGAAATAAAAGAATTAATAGATATGTTTGCTCAAGCAAATATAGGCAAAATTAAAATCAAAGAAGGCGATTTTGAAATTAGCCTAGAAAAACAAGGAACTACTGTAGAGTGTGCTCCAGTACCGGTAGTGCCACAAGCAGCCCCAACTCCAATTAATGTAAATGTTGTAAATGAGGCAAAACCTAGCAAAAATCATCAAGCTATTACATCTCCTATGGTAGGAACTTTCTATCAAGCACCTAGCCCAGGAGCTGCTACATTTGTAAAAGCTGGTCAAAGCGTTAGAAAAGGTGATACTATTTGTATTATTGAAGCTATGAAAATTATGAATGAGATAGAAGCTGAATTTGATTGCAAAATAGTAAATATATTGATTGAAGATGGACAACCAGTAGAATACGGCACTGAATTATTTGAAATTGAAAAATTATAA
- a CDS encoding nucleobase:cation symporter-2 family protein, protein MSDLQNNKKVKELQNEKLSFSQNLIFALQHLLIMVAGAITVPLIIGSAGGLDHSQMAYLVSCALLAGGIATSIESFGLTKFLGVRLPIVSATSFAAVATLTAIISEYKYTDPVLGLQVIASGVIGAGIFCFLFAGVWSKMLRFFPKVVTGTVITVIGLALFPIGIKWITGGVKLADGAKIVDIIKPEYSEYAHNVVLMGIPDTKTLIIAGLVLLVTLVLFKLLKGIWSSLAILFGLGFGVILACMMGVTDFSQVSNASLVGYVVPFHFGFPVFEIGAIISITVIMLVLMTEATGNFMAVSNIIGKDISDKELARGLRSSGFSTIISGCIYSYPVTPFGQNVGLVGLSGIKSRFVTATTGVMLIILAFFPKMAVMITAIPQSVLGGVSFAMFGVVAVGGIRTLGKVDYEGNKNNIIVAVSIGLSLIPTVAPLFFHSLSKGAQNFLHSGITIGCISAIVLNIFFNELKFFNKNSKERGNS, encoded by the coding sequence ATGTCAGATTTGCAAAATAACAAAAAAGTAAAAGAATTGCAAAACGAAAAATTATCTTTTTCTCAAAATTTAATTTTTGCACTTCAGCATCTTTTAATTATGGTTGCTGGTGCTATTACTGTTCCATTGATAATCGGTTCAGCCGGTGGCTTAGATCATTCTCAAATGGCATATCTTGTTAGTTGTGCTTTATTAGCTGGTGGTATTGCAACATCAATAGAGTCTTTTGGTCTTACTAAATTTTTAGGTGTAAGGTTACCAATCGTATCAGCAACTTCATTTGCAGCTGTTGCAACTCTTACTGCTATTATCAGCGAATATAAATACACAGACCCAGTTTTAGGATTGCAAGTAATAGCTAGTGGGGTTATAGGTGCTGGAATTTTTTGTTTTTTATTTGCTGGCGTTTGGAGTAAAATGCTAAGATTTTTTCCAAAGGTTGTTACTGGAACTGTTATAACAGTTATAGGTTTAGCTTTATTTCCTATAGGAATTAAATGGATTACCGGAGGAGTAAAATTGGCAGATGGTGCAAAGATAGTTGATATTATTAAACCTGAATATTCAGAATATGCACATAATGTCGTTTTAATGGGTATACCAGATACAAAAACTTTAATAATAGCTGGTTTGGTTTTATTAGTTACTTTGGTTTTATTTAAATTACTAAAAGGAATTTGGTCTAGCCTTGCTATTTTATTTGGATTGGGTTTTGGTGTTATTTTAGCATGTATGATGGGTGTTACAGATTTTTCACAAGTAAGTAATGCATCTTTAGTAGGCTATGTGGTACCATTTCACTTTGGTTTCCCTGTTTTTGAAATAGGTGCAATTATATCTATTACTGTTATTATGTTGGTACTTATGACAGAAGCTACAGGGAATTTTATGGCAGTTAGCAATATAATAGGAAAAGATATATCAGATAAGGAATTAGCTAGAGGTCTTAGATCAAGTGGTTTTTCAACCATTATATCAGGTTGTATATACTCATATCCAGTAACACCATTTGGTCAAAATGTTGGTTTAGTTGGTTTATCAGGTATAAAAAGTCGTTTTGTGACAGCTACTACTGGAGTAATGTTGATAATATTAGCATTTTTTCCTAAAATGGCTGTTATGATAACAGCAATTCCACAATCGGTATTAGGTGGTGTAAGTTTTGCTATGTTTGGCGTGGTTGCAGTTGGTGGTATTAGAACTTTAGGAAAAGTTGATTATGAAGGAAATAAAAATAATATCATAGTAGCAGTTAGTATAGGTTTGTCATTAATACCAACTGTAGCACCTTTGTTTTTTCATAGTTTATCAAAAGGTGCACAAAACTTTTTACATAGTGGAATAACAATAGGTTGTATATCAGCTATTGTTTTAAATATATTTTTTAATGAGTTAAAATTTTTTAATAAAAATTCAAAAGAAAGAGGTAATTCATGA